From a region of the Latilactobacillus sakei genome:
- a CDS encoding molecular chaperone DnaK: protein MSKVIGIDLGTTNSAVAVLEGGQPKIITNPEGARTTPSVVSFKNGEIQVGEVAKRQAITNPDTIASIKRHIGEAGYKVTVGDKSYTPQEVSAMILQYIKKFAEDYLGEEVTEAVITVPAYFNDSQRQATKDAGKIAGLDVKRIINEPTASALAYGLDKTETDEKVLVYDLGGGTFDVSVLELGDGVFQVLSTNGDTRLGGDDFDEAIMNWLVENFKSDNGIDLSKDKMAMQRLKDAAEKAKKDLSGVTSTQISLPFISAGENGPLHLEMTLSRTEFDRLTSDLVDRTKAPVMNALKDAGLDANEIDKVILNGGSTRIPAVQEAVKNWTGKEPDHSINPDEAVALGAAVQGGVISGDVKDVVLLDVTPLSLGIETMGGVFTKLIDRNTTIPTSKAQTFSTAADNQPAVDIHVLQGERPMAADNKTLGRFQLTDIPAAPRGVPQIEVKFDIDKNGIVNVSAKDLGTNKEQKITIKSNSGLSDEEIDRMMKEAQENEEADAKRKEEVDLKNDVDQLIFQTDKTLKELEGKVSDEELQKAKDAKEELVKAQQENNLEDMKTKRDALSEIVQELTVKLYQQAQEAQQAAGGAEGNATDAKTDDGTVDGDFEEVKDDKE from the coding sequence ATGAGTAAAGTAATCGGTATTGATTTAGGAACAACAAACTCAGCTGTTGCCGTATTAGAAGGCGGACAACCCAAAATTATTACAAATCCAGAAGGCGCTCGGACAACACCATCTGTTGTATCATTCAAAAATGGTGAAATCCAAGTTGGTGAAGTTGCTAAACGTCAAGCAATCACTAACCCAGATACAATCGCATCAATCAAACGTCACATTGGCGAAGCAGGTTACAAAGTAACTGTTGGCGACAAGTCATACACACCACAAGAAGTTTCAGCAATGATCTTACAATACATCAAGAAATTCGCTGAAGATTATCTTGGTGAAGAAGTGACAGAAGCGGTTATCACCGTACCTGCTTACTTCAACGATTCACAAAGACAAGCAACAAAAGATGCTGGTAAGATTGCCGGTTTAGATGTTAAACGGATTATCAACGAACCAACAGCTTCAGCTTTAGCTTACGGTTTGGACAAGACAGAAACAGACGAAAAAGTCTTAGTTTATGACCTTGGTGGTGGTACTTTTGACGTTTCTGTTCTTGAATTAGGCGACGGTGTCTTCCAAGTATTATCAACAAATGGTGATACCCGTTTAGGTGGGGACGATTTTGATGAAGCTATCATGAACTGGTTAGTTGAAAACTTCAAATCAGACAATGGTATCGACTTATCAAAAGACAAGATGGCTATGCAACGTCTAAAAGATGCTGCTGAAAAGGCTAAGAAAGATTTATCAGGTGTGACAAGTACACAAATCAGCTTGCCATTTATCTCAGCTGGCGAAAATGGTCCTTTACATTTAGAAATGACATTATCACGGACTGAATTTGATCGTTTAACATCAGACTTAGTTGACCGTACAAAAGCACCAGTGATGAATGCTTTGAAAGATGCTGGCTTAGATGCAAACGAAATCGACAAAGTTATCTTAAACGGTGGTTCAACACGGATTCCTGCGGTTCAAGAAGCTGTTAAGAACTGGACTGGCAAAGAACCTGATCACTCAATCAACCCTGACGAAGCCGTTGCACTTGGTGCTGCTGTTCAAGGTGGCGTTATCTCAGGTGACGTTAAAGACGTTGTTTTACTTGACGTGACACCATTATCATTAGGGATTGAAACAATGGGCGGTGTCTTCACGAAGTTAATCGACCGGAATACAACTATTCCAACAAGCAAGGCCCAAACATTCTCAACTGCTGCTGACAATCAACCTGCCGTAGACATTCATGTCTTACAAGGTGAACGTCCAATGGCTGCTGACAACAAGACTTTAGGTCGTTTCCAATTAACAGATATTCCTGCTGCACCTCGTGGTGTGCCACAAATCGAAGTTAAATTTGATATTGATAAGAACGGAATTGTTAACGTTTCTGCTAAAGACCTTGGCACAAACAAAGAACAAAAAATCACTATCAAGAGTAATTCTGGTTTATCAGACGAAGAAATCGATCGTATGATGAAAGAAGCACAAGAAAACGAAGAAGCAGATGCAAAACGTAAAGAAGAAGTTGATTTGAAGAACGATGTTGATCAATTAATCTTCCAAACAGATAAGACTTTGAAAGAACTTGAAGGTAAAGTTTCTGACGAAGAATTACAAAAAGCAAAAGATGCTAAAGAAGAATTAGTTAAAGCACAACAAGAAAACAATCTTGAAGATATGAAGACCAAACGCGATGCGTTAAGTGAAATTGTTCAAGAATTGACAGTTAAGTTATATCAACAAGCCCAAGAAGCACAACAAGCTGCAGGTGGCGCTGAAGGTAACGCAACTGATGCTAAGACTGATGATGGTACTGTTGACGGCGACTTCGAAGAAGTTAAAGACGACAAAGAATAA
- a CDS encoding nucleotide exchange factor GrpE has protein sequence MTKQEKAENQEKPTEETVEETPKKETPFEPVMEADEVEETPETKAPEADDKLAELQKKYDAMEDSFLRSQAEIKNIQMRNQKEQANLLKYDGQSLAKDVLPVLDNLERALATEATDESAESLKKGVQMTYDHMKHALEDHGVKEIEAQGQPFDPTIHQAVQTVAVDGDQKADTVVQVFQKGYYLKDRVLRPAMVVVAQ, from the coding sequence TTGACAAAGCAAGAAAAGGCTGAAAACCAAGAGAAGCCAACTGAAGAAACTGTAGAAGAAACGCCTAAAAAAGAAACACCATTTGAACCAGTCATGGAAGCTGATGAAGTCGAAGAAACACCTGAGACAAAAGCACCTGAAGCAGATGATAAGCTGGCTGAACTTCAAAAGAAATACGATGCCATGGAAGATAGTTTCTTACGTTCACAAGCTGAAATTAAGAACATTCAAATGCGCAATCAAAAAGAACAAGCTAACTTGTTAAAATATGATGGCCAATCATTAGCCAAAGATGTCTTACCCGTTTTAGATAATCTAGAACGTGCGTTGGCAACTGAAGCCACTGATGAAAGTGCTGAAAGCCTTAAAAAAGGTGTTCAAATGACATATGATCATATGAAACATGCTTTAGAAGATCATGGGGTTAAAGAAATTGAGGCGCAAGGTCAACCTTTTGATCCGACCATTCATCAAGCCGTTCAAACGGTTGCGGTTGATGGTGATCAAAAAGCTGACACCGTGGTTCAAGTCTTCCAAAAAGGCTATTATTTGAAGGACCGCGTTTTACGACCAGCAATGGTTGTCGTTGCACAATAA